The Corallococcus silvisoli genome contains the following window.
CCCAGGTGTGTGACGCGCTGCATGCGGCGCACGCACGGGGCATCGTCCACCGCGACCTGAAGCCGGACAACATCTTCCTGGTGAAGCGCGGGCGGGGGATGCCGTTCGTGAAGGTGCTCGATTTCGGCATCGCGAAGCTGGTGGACGCGAGCATGCCGGAGACGGTGGCGGGCATCATCGTGGGGACGCCGGAGTACATGGCCCCGGAGCAGTCCCTGAGCCGGCGCCTGGACGGCCGCGCGGACCTGTACGCGGTGGGCGTCATCGCCTACCAGCTGCTCACGGGGCGGCTGCCCTTTCCCGACGAGGGCCTCACCGCCCAGCTCGTGGCGCACCAGACGCGGTGGCCGCCGGCTCCTCGAACCATCTGCCCCTCGGTGCCGCCCGCCCTGGAGGCGGTGGTGTTGCGCGCGCTGGCGAAGAGCCCGGAGGATCGCTACGCGAACGCGCTCGCCTTGCGCACCGCGCTGGAGCAGGCCCTGGTCGGGCGCACGCCGCCGCCGCGCGCGGCCGTGGGCAGCCCCCGTCCCGCCGCCACCGCTGATCCGAGCGGCCTCCGGCGGACGCAGCTCCTGGCCCCTCCCGGTCCGCCCGGCGCCATGGGGGGCAGGACCCTGCCGGTGCCCGTGCAGGTGATCCTCCAGCCCGGCACGCAGCCCCGGTCCTTCACGGGCTCCGACCTGTCGCGCGGCGGGGTGTTCCTCCACGCGACGGGGGACCTGCCCCCCCTGTTCGCCCGCGTCCAGGTGGTGCTGCCGCTGTCCACGGGGCCGCTGGTCGTCACGTGCGAGGTGGTGCGCCACGTCTCCCCCGAGCAGGCCCATGCCTGGAGCATGCGCCCGGGCTTTGGCGTCCAGTTCCTCGCGCCCTCGGCCACGCTGAAGGCCCGGGTGGAGCATCACCTTTCGGGCGCCCAGGCCTCGCCGCCGCCGGGTCCCCGGGAGCTCCCGGAGGACGCCGAGGCCGAGCGCGTCCTGGGGACCTACCGAGAGCAGCTGGGCGGGGAGGGAACCCACTACGCGGTGCTGGGACTGGCTCCGGACGTGGAGCTGGAGTCCGCCCGGGAGCGGGCGCGCGAGCTGTGGACCCTCTTGTCCGCGCTGCGGCAACGGTCGCTGTCGCGCGGGCAGCGCGCACGCCTGGAGGCCATGCTGATCCGCGTGCGGGACGCCGGCGACACCCTGGGGGTGCCGCTGCGCCGGGCGCGCTACGACGCCCGGCTGGGCAATCCCCGGGGCGTGGCGCGGTGCCTGGAGGCGGGGCTCACCGCCATCCAGGCGGATGCCCTGCGCCGCGAATACCTGGCCGAGCATCCCCGGTCGGTGGGCACCGCGCGGGTGCACTTCCTCACCGGCAGCGCGCTGGAGCGCGACGGCCAGCTCAAGCGGGCCCTGGAGGCCTATGAGCGGGGGCTCCAGCTGGACCCGCTGGAATGGGAGTTCCAGCAGC
Protein-coding sequences here:
- a CDS encoding serine/threonine-protein kinase yields the protein MAEVVRSERTCSACGRRHGEETSCDTLVREAGDGVGGAGAEPVAPSMVEEVDPLLGTQMGSFRLVRRVGRGGMGSVYLGEHVSIGSRVAVKVLHEHLTRYPELVQRFHAEARAVNLIGHENIVSIFDLNAAAPRPYLIMEFLEGAPLSAWVGTPLSAGAVVPMLAQVCDALHAAHARGIVHRDLKPDNIFLVKRGRGMPFVKVLDFGIAKLVDASMPETVAGIIVGTPEYMAPEQSLSRRLDGRADLYAVGVIAYQLLTGRLPFPDEGLTAQLVAHQTRWPPAPRTICPSVPPALEAVVLRALAKSPEDRYANALALRTALEQALVGRTPPPRAAVGSPRPAATADPSGLRRTQLLAPPGPPGAMGGRTLPVPVQVILQPGTQPRSFTGSDLSRGGVFLHATGDLPPLFARVQVVLPLSTGPLVVTCEVVRHVSPEQAHAWSMRPGFGVQFLAPSATLKARVEHHLSGAQASPPPGPRELPEDAEAERVLGTYREQLGGEGTHYAVLGLAPDVELESARERARELWTLLSALRQRSLSRGQRARLEAMLIRVRDAGDTLGVPLRRARYDARLGNPRGVARCLEAGLTAIQADALRREYLAEHPRSVGTARVHFLTGSALERDGQLKRALEAYERGLQLDPLEWEFQQRRRVVDRALGARLMAPRNERARFPGEGTGP